One region of Pseudomonas glycinae genomic DNA includes:
- a CDS encoding shikimate 5-dehydrogenase: MQMNPNKDTQLCMSLSGRPGNFGLRFHNHLYEQLGLNFYYKAFSSQDLPGAVGGIRALGIRGCGVSMPFKEASIALVDELDASAAAIQSINTIVNTNGHLKAYNTDYIAIAQLLETHAVPKDTTFALRGSGGMAKAVASALRDGGYKNGLIVARNERAGRALADSLGYRWQAELGAERPQMLVNVTPVGMDGGPEAGQLSFEVDVIKSADTVFDVVAIPSETPLIVRGRAEGKKVITGLEVIAIQALEQFVLYTGVRPTVEQFDAAVAFARS; encoded by the coding sequence ATGCAGATGAACCCCAACAAAGACACCCAATTGTGCATGTCCCTGTCTGGGCGTCCCGGGAATTTCGGTCTGCGTTTTCATAACCATTTGTATGAACAACTGGGCCTGAATTTCTACTACAAGGCATTCAGTAGCCAGGACCTGCCCGGTGCGGTCGGCGGGATCCGCGCGCTGGGGATTCGCGGTTGCGGGGTGTCGATGCCGTTCAAGGAAGCGAGCATTGCGCTGGTCGATGAGCTGGATGCGTCGGCGGCAGCGATTCAGTCGATCAACACCATCGTCAACACCAACGGCCATCTCAAGGCCTACAACACCGATTACATTGCCATCGCCCAGTTGCTGGAAACCCACGCGGTGCCCAAGGACACGACTTTCGCGCTGCGCGGCAGCGGCGGTATGGCCAAGGCGGTGGCCAGTGCCTTGCGCGATGGCGGTTACAAAAACGGTTTGATCGTCGCCCGCAACGAGCGCGCCGGCCGTGCGCTGGCGGACTCCCTGGGCTATCGCTGGCAGGCAGAGCTGGGAGCCGAGCGGCCGCAGATGCTGGTCAACGTGACCCCGGTGGGCATGGACGGCGGACCGGAAGCCGGGCAGCTGTCGTTTGAGGTGGATGTGATCAAGTCTGCCGACACCGTGTTCGATGTGGTGGCGATCCCCTCGGAAACCCCGCTGATCGTGCGCGGTCGTGCCGAAGGTAAAAAAGTGATCACCGGGCTGGAAGTGATTGCGATCCAGGCGCTGGAGCAGTTCGTGCTGTACACCGGCGTGCGCCCGACGGTCGAGCAGTTCGATGCGGCGGTGGCGTTCGCCCGCAGTTGA
- a CDS encoding YceH family protein, with protein MTTEFETRSDEPRLNATEIRILGSLIEKQATSPETYPLTLNALVLACNQKTSREPVMNLTQGQVGQSLRALESRGFAKLVMGSRADRWEHKVDKALELVPAQLILTGLMFLRGPQTVNELLTRSGRMHEFEDAEQVVHQLERLIARELAVLIPRQAGQREDRYTHALGDPADIEAIIAARQNPSDRGAASGVSVERIEELEARIAALEERLARLEE; from the coding sequence ATGACCACAGAATTTGAAACCCGCTCCGACGAACCACGGCTCAACGCCACGGAAATCCGCATTCTGGGTTCGCTGATCGAGAAACAGGCCACCAGCCCGGAAACCTATCCGTTGACCCTCAATGCGCTGGTGTTGGCCTGCAACCAGAAAACCAGCCGCGAACCGGTGATGAACCTGACCCAGGGCCAGGTCGGCCAGAGCCTGCGCGCTCTCGAAAGCCGTGGTTTCGCCAAACTGGTGATGGGCAGTCGCGCCGACCGCTGGGAGCACAAGGTCGACAAGGCGCTGGAGCTGGTGCCGGCGCAATTGATTCTGACCGGGTTGATGTTCTTGCGCGGCCCGCAGACCGTCAACGAACTGCTGACCCGCAGCGGTCGCATGCATGAATTCGAAGACGCCGAACAAGTGGTGCATCAGTTGGAACGTCTGATCGCACGGGAGCTGGCGGTGTTGATTCCGCGTCAGGCCGGCCAGCGCGAAGATCGCTACACCCACGCACTGGGCGATCCGGCGGACATCGAGGCGATTATCGCGGCGCGGCAGAATCCGAGTGATCGCGGGGCTGCCAGCGGCGTGTCTGTAGAGCGCATCGAAGAGCTGGAAGCGCGGATTGCGGCGCTGGAAGAGCGTCTGGCCCGCCTCGAAGAATAA
- a CDS encoding MFS transporter — protein MLLPILLLSAAGFTVLTTEFVIVGLLPAIARDLAVTIPQAGLLVTLFAFTVAMFGPFLTAYFARFERRKLFITILIMFGLANTVAALAPNIWVMAIARLIPALGLPVFWALASETAVDIVGPDYAGRAIAKIGFGIVCATVFGIPVGTLISDAFGWRSAFAILAVIAFAKALLLFVYLPKTSLHQHQVSFASQFKILRSPLMLGHVLLSILVFSGMFTAYTYLADILERLAGFNGTVVGWCLMGFGAVGLIGNSLGGRAVDRHPLMASVMFCAFMIPGMVALVPNINSSLGLAAAMGIWGVTQAALFLVSHVRLMKAAPEAPAFAASLNIAGANLGIGLGAIIGGRVIDSAGLGFVGFAAAGFILLSIFLAMVLMVLKPREACAPA, from the coding sequence ATGCTGTTGCCCATCCTTCTGTTGTCTGCCGCCGGGTTCACGGTGCTGACCACGGAGTTCGTCATTGTCGGCCTGCTGCCGGCGATTGCTCGCGACCTGGCTGTCACCATCCCGCAGGCCGGGTTGCTGGTGACTCTATTCGCTTTCACCGTGGCGATGTTCGGTCCTTTCTTGACCGCGTATTTCGCCCGCTTCGAGCGCCGCAAGCTGTTCATCACCATCCTGATCATGTTCGGTCTGGCCAATACCGTGGCCGCGTTGGCGCCGAACATCTGGGTCATGGCCATCGCCCGGCTGATCCCGGCGCTGGGGTTGCCGGTGTTCTGGGCGCTGGCCAGCGAAACGGCAGTGGATATCGTCGGCCCGGACTACGCCGGTCGCGCGATCGCCAAGATCGGCTTCGGCATTGTCTGCGCCACCGTGTTCGGAATTCCGGTTGGTACGCTGATTTCCGATGCGTTCGGCTGGCGCAGCGCGTTCGCCATTCTGGCGGTGATCGCGTTCGCCAAGGCGCTGCTGCTGTTTGTCTACCTGCCGAAAACCAGCCTGCACCAGCATCAGGTCAGTTTCGCTTCGCAGTTCAAGATCCTGCGCAGCCCGCTGATGCTGGGTCATGTGCTGCTGTCGATCCTGGTGTTCAGCGGCATGTTCACCGCTTACACCTATCTGGCGGACATCCTTGAGCGTCTGGCCGGCTTCAATGGCACCGTGGTCGGCTGGTGCCTGATGGGCTTTGGCGCGGTCGGTCTGATCGGCAACTCGTTGGGTGGTCGCGCGGTGGATCGTCATCCGCTGATGGCGTCGGTGATGTTCTGCGCGTTCATGATCCCCGGGATGGTGGCGCTGGTGCCGAACATCAATTCGTCGCTGGGTCTGGCGGCGGCGATGGGCATCTGGGGCGTGACCCAGGCGGCGCTGTTCCTGGTCAGCCATGTGCGTTTGATGAAAGCCGCACCGGAAGCGCCGGCCTTCGCCGCGTCGCTGAACATCGCCGGGGCCAACCTCGGGATTGGTCTGGGCGCGATCATTGGCGGTCGAGTGATCGACAGCGCCGGTCTGGGCTTTGTGGGCTTCGCCGCCGCCGGGTTCATTCTGCTGTCGATTTTCCTCGCCATGGTGCTGATGGTGCTCAAGCCGCGCGAGGCCTGTGCGCCGGCTTAA
- the yegQ gene encoding tRNA 5-hydroxyuridine modification protein YegQ — MTTSFTPELLAPAGTLKNMRYAFAYGADAVYAGQPRYSLRVRNNEFDHANLALGIREAQAQGKRFYVVVNIAPHNAKLKTFLKDLAPVIEMAPDALIMSDPGLIMLVRRHFPQMPIHLSVQANTVNWASVEFWQQQGLSRIILSRELSLEEIGEIREQVPGMELEVFVHGALCMAYSGRCLLSGYMNKRDANQGTCTNACRWKYSAQEARENHLGEIVQTFEPQPTLGLGAPTDQVFLLQEANRPGELMPAFEDEHGTYIMNAKDLRAVQHVERLTRMGVHSLKIEGRTKSHFYCARTTQVYRQAIDDAVAGREFDRSLMTDLESLAQRGYTEGFLRRHVHDEYQNYQNGSSVSERQQFVGELTGERRDRLAEVKVKNRFAVGDHLELMTPKGNFHFDLHELQNLKGDAIDVAPGDGHTVYLPIPDAVDLRFGLLMRDVSGA; from the coding sequence ATGACGACCTCCTTCACCCCCGAACTGCTCGCCCCCGCCGGCACCCTGAAAAACATGCGCTACGCCTTCGCCTACGGGGCCGATGCGGTGTATGCCGGCCAGCCGCGCTACAGCCTGCGGGTGCGCAACAACGAGTTCGATCACGCCAACCTGGCGCTCGGCATTCGTGAAGCCCAGGCCCAGGGCAAGCGCTTCTACGTGGTGGTCAACATCGCGCCGCACAACGCCAAGCTGAAAACCTTCCTCAAGGACCTGGCGCCGGTAATCGAGATGGCGCCGGACGCGCTGATCATGTCCGACCCGGGCCTGATCATGCTCGTACGCCGACACTTTCCACAGATGCCGATCCACCTCTCGGTGCAGGCCAACACGGTGAACTGGGCGAGCGTCGAGTTCTGGCAGCAACAGGGGCTGAGCCGGATCATCCTGTCCCGTGAACTGTCGCTGGAAGAGATCGGCGAAATCCGCGAGCAAGTGCCGGGCATGGAACTGGAAGTGTTCGTCCACGGCGCGCTGTGCATGGCCTACTCCGGCCGCTGCCTGCTCTCGGGCTACATGAACAAGCGCGACGCCAATCAGGGCACCTGCACCAATGCCTGCCGCTGGAAATACTCGGCGCAGGAAGCCAGGGAAAACCATCTCGGCGAAATCGTGCAGACCTTCGAACCGCAACCGACCCTCGGCCTCGGCGCCCCCACCGATCAGGTGTTCCTGTTGCAGGAAGCCAATCGCCCCGGCGAACTGATGCCGGCATTCGAAGACGAGCACGGCACCTACATCATGAACGCCAAGGACCTGCGTGCGGTGCAGCACGTCGAGCGCCTGACCCGCATGGGCGTGCACTCACTGAAGATCGAAGGCCGGACCAAATCGCACTTCTATTGCGCGCGCACCACCCAGGTCTATCGCCAGGCCATCGACGATGCGGTGGCCGGTCGCGAATTCGACCGCAGCCTGATGACCGACCTGGAATCCCTCGCTCAGCGCGGCTACACCGAAGGTTTCCTGCGCCGGCACGTCCATGACGAATACCAGAACTATCAGAACGGCAGCTCAGTGTCGGAGCGTCAGCAGTTTGTGGGCGAACTGACCGGCGAGCGGCGGGATCGTCTGGCCGAGGTCAAGGTGAAGAACCGCTTTGCCGTGGGCGATCATCTGGAACTGATGACGCCCAAGGGCAATTTCCATTTTGATCTGCATGAACTGCAGAACCTGAAGGGAGACGCCATCGACGTGGCGCCGGGGGATGGGCACACGGTGTATCTGCCGATTCCGGATGCGGTGGATTTGCGCTTCGGGCTATTGATGCGCGACGTGAGCGGAGCCTGA
- a CDS encoding cupin domain-containing protein: MHPPILNLNDVELEPLPESLAPEGETAGRYQQRFARVGQQLGAQKLGYRLYALPPGMRGSPFHSHRVNEEMFYVVAGEGEVRLGAERFPIRAGDVIACPPGGPEAAHQIINTSAAELRYLAVSTQQQPEICEYPDSNKYAVMDNFNVDAEGNASGFVAVARQSDGVDYWDGE, from the coding sequence ATGCATCCGCCCATTCTCAACCTGAATGACGTCGAACTCGAACCGCTTCCCGAATCATTGGCTCCCGAGGGTGAAACCGCCGGGCGATATCAGCAACGGTTCGCCCGGGTCGGCCAGCAACTGGGTGCGCAAAAGCTTGGTTATCGCCTGTATGCGCTGCCACCGGGCATGCGTGGCAGTCCGTTTCACAGTCATCGGGTCAATGAGGAAATGTTTTACGTGGTGGCCGGGGAAGGGGAAGTGCGCCTGGGCGCCGAACGTTTCCCGATCCGCGCCGGCGACGTGATCGCCTGCCCGCCGGGCGGCCCTGAAGCGGCGCATCAAATCATCAACACCAGTGCTGCGGAACTGCGCTATCTGGCCGTCAGCACCCAGCAGCAACCGGAAATCTGCGAGTACCCGGACTCGAACAAATACGCGGTGATGGACAACTTCAATGTCGATGCCGAAGGCAATGCCTCGGGATTCGTGGCGGTGGCGCGGCAGTCGGACGGGGTGGATTACTGGGACGGCGAATAA
- a CDS encoding LysR family transcriptional regulator: protein MELAQIRMFKTVAEVGSIAKAAEKLFCVPSNITARIKSLEAELGVALFLREGRGLRISPAGQTFLAYAQKILALTAEAKRAVDPASEPSGPLRIGAIESSATGRLPRLLAKFHKRYPNVALELTTGTWGQLLDDTVSHRLDGAIVAVDVERSQLKRTPMYREELLLIASTSFGPVRDLDDLQDKTVFMWPQGCPYRAALEHWLLRQGLALPIVSLASYGAIVGCVSAGAGVALVPKGVFEQYAKGAGCAGYEFPELTAIDNLFYWHENAGVHPAREAFVAMLREEFV, encoded by the coding sequence ATGGAGCTGGCGCAAATCCGCATGTTCAAGACCGTGGCCGAGGTCGGCAGCATCGCTAAAGCCGCTGAAAAGCTGTTTTGCGTGCCGTCGAACATCACAGCGCGGATCAAATCCCTGGAAGCGGAACTGGGGGTGGCGCTGTTTCTGCGCGAAGGGCGGGGGCTGCGGATCAGTCCGGCGGGGCAGACATTTCTGGCTTATGCGCAGAAGATTCTGGCACTGACAGCTGAAGCCAAGCGCGCGGTCGATCCTGCCTCTGAGCCGTCCGGGCCGCTGCGTATCGGCGCCATCGAATCTTCGGCGACCGGGCGTCTGCCGCGCCTGCTGGCAAAATTTCACAAGCGTTATCCGAACGTGGCACTGGAACTGACCACCGGCACCTGGGGGCAACTGCTCGACGATACCGTCAGCCATCGGCTCGACGGCGCGATCGTCGCGGTGGACGTCGAGCGCTCCCAGCTCAAACGCACGCCGATGTATCGCGAAGAATTGCTGCTGATCGCATCGACCTCGTTCGGGCCGGTGCGCGACCTCGATGATTTGCAGGACAAGACCGTGTTCATGTGGCCGCAAGGCTGTCCGTATCGCGCCGCGCTGGAGCATTGGTTGTTGCGTCAGGGGCTGGCGCTGCCGATTGTCAGTCTGGCCAGTTACGGGGCGATTGTCGGTTGCGTGAGTGCCGGCGCCGGCGTGGCGCTGGTACCCAAAGGCGTGTTCGAGCAGTACGCCAAAGGCGCGGGGTGTGCGGGTTACGAATTCCCGGAGCTGACAGCCATCGACAATTTGTTCTACTGGCATGAAAACGCCGGGGTGCACCCGGCGCGTGAGGCGTTTGTGGCGATGTTGCGCGAGGAATTTGTCTGA
- a CDS encoding DUF1993 domain-containing protein codes for MTISLYAASVPVFQQMLNALSDVLKKAEAHATEKNIDPNAFLQARLYPDMFPLVRQVQIAVDFAKGVSSRLAEIEIPKYDDTETTFAELQALIAKVLAFIGEIKPEQINGKEGIEIVTRPGTPKEKRFSGQAYLLSYGLPQFFFHVTTTYALLRHNGVEVGKRDYMGAF; via the coding sequence ATGACCATTTCCCTGTACGCCGCATCCGTCCCGGTTTTCCAACAAATGCTCAACGCCCTGAGCGATGTGCTGAAAAAGGCTGAAGCCCACGCCACCGAGAAAAACATCGACCCGAACGCCTTCCTGCAAGCGCGTCTGTACCCGGACATGTTTCCGCTGGTGCGTCAGGTGCAGATCGCCGTGGACTTCGCCAAGGGCGTGTCCTCGCGTCTGGCCGAAATCGAAATCCCGAAATATGACGACACCGAAACCACCTTCGCCGAGCTGCAAGCGCTGATCGCCAAGGTTCTGGCCTTCATCGGCGAGATCAAGCCAGAGCAGATCAATGGCAAGGAAGGCATCGAGATCGTGACTCGCCCGGGCACCCCGAAAGAGAAGCGCTTCAGCGGCCAGGCTTATCTGCTGAGTTACGGCCTGCCGCAGTTCTTCTTCCACGTCACCACCACCTACGCCCTGCTGCGTCACAACGGTGTGGAAGTGGGCAAGCGCGATTACATGGGCGCGTTCTAA
- a CDS encoding AI-2E family transporter, which produces MNQKSLQFKSLTVLLFLVTVAFIWILLPFYGAVFWAVILGILFAPMQRQLQLKFGWQRNLTSLCTLSICLVIAILPVIILSVLLVQEGATLYDNIESGKLDIGAYLAQFKHSLPPYFQHLLDRFGMGELNALREKIVKAAMQGSQVLASQAFSFGQGTFEFVVSFFIMLYLLFFFLRDGAELARKVRTAIPLEEHHKRRLQLKFNRVVRATVKGNLLVAITQGALGGAIFWFLDIPSALLWAVLMAFLSLLPAVGAGIVWVPVAIYFLLSGMIWQGVVLGLFGVFVIGLVDNLLRPILVGKDTRMPDYMILISTLGGLAVFGLNGFVIGPLIAALFMSSWALFIESKPKVQLP; this is translated from the coding sequence ATGAACCAAAAGAGTCTGCAATTCAAATCCCTCACCGTGCTGTTGTTTCTGGTGACGGTCGCCTTTATCTGGATCCTGCTGCCGTTTTACGGCGCGGTGTTCTGGGCGGTGATCCTCGGCATCCTGTTCGCGCCGATGCAACGTCAGTTGCAACTGAAATTCGGCTGGCAACGCAACCTCACATCCCTGTGTACCTTGAGCATCTGCCTGGTGATCGCGATCTTGCCGGTGATCATCCTCAGTGTGCTGCTGGTGCAGGAAGGGGCCACGCTCTACGACAATATCGAAAGCGGCAAGCTCGATATCGGCGCTTATCTGGCGCAGTTCAAGCACAGCCTGCCACCGTACTTTCAGCATCTGCTCGACCGTTTCGGCATGGGCGAGCTCAATGCCCTGCGCGAGAAGATCGTCAAGGCCGCCATGCAGGGCAGTCAGGTGTTGGCAAGCCAGGCGTTCAGTTTCGGCCAGGGCACGTTTGAATTCGTGGTGAGTTTTTTCATCATGTTGTACCTGTTGTTTTTCTTCCTGCGCGACGGCGCCGAACTGGCGCGCAAGGTGCGCACCGCGATCCCGCTGGAGGAGCATCACAAGCGTCGCTTGCAGCTGAAATTCAACCGCGTGGTACGCGCGACGGTGAAGGGCAATCTGCTGGTGGCGATCACTCAAGGTGCGCTGGGCGGGGCGATTTTCTGGTTTCTCGACATTCCCAGCGCGTTGCTCTGGGCGGTTCTGATGGCGTTTCTGTCTTTGCTGCCAGCTGTGGGGGCCGGGATTGTCTGGGTGCCGGTCGCCATTTACTTTCTGCTCAGCGGGATGATCTGGCAGGGCGTGGTGCTGGGATTGTTCGGGGTATTCGTGATCGGTCTGGTGGACAACCTGCTGCGCCCGATCCTGGTGGGCAAGGACACCCGGATGCCGGACTACATGATCCTGATCTCGACCCTGGGCGGATTGGCGGTGTTCGGGCTGAACGGCTTTGTGATCGGGCCGCTGATCGCCGCGCTGTTCATGTCGAGTTGGGCGCTGTTCATCGAAAGCAAGCCGAAAGTGCAGCTGCCTTAA
- the sstT gene encoding serine/threonine transporter SstT produces MTASSPSLLQRLKSLSLVTQILIGLIAGIALALFAPEAAKGTAFIGKVFVSALKAVAPILVFVLVMASIANHKHGQETHIRPILFLYLLGTFAAAVVAVIASMMFPSHLVLSTDNIAVSAPGGISEVLQSLLLSVVDNPVSALMNANFIGILAWAIGMGVAIRHAGDTTREVLGDLSNGVTVIVRVVIRFAPLGIFGLVASTLATSGFGALIGYAHLLAVLLGCMLFVALVMNPLIVFWKLRRNPYPLTLQCLRESGITAFFTRSSAANIPVNLELSKRLGLHEDTYSVSIPLGATINMAGAAITITVLTLAAVHTLGIAVDIPTAILLSVVAAICACGASGVAGGSLLLIPLACSLFGIPSEIAMQVVAVGFIIGVLQDSAETALNSSTDVLFTAAACLGEEQKAQRPA; encoded by the coding sequence ATGACCGCTTCATCCCCTTCTCTATTGCAACGCCTCAAAAGCCTCAGCCTGGTCACCCAGATCCTTATCGGCCTGATTGCCGGCATCGCCCTCGCGCTGTTCGCGCCGGAAGCGGCCAAAGGCACGGCCTTCATCGGCAAGGTGTTCGTCTCGGCCCTGAAAGCCGTGGCGCCGATCCTGGTGTTCGTGCTGGTCATGGCCTCGATCGCCAACCACAAGCACGGTCAGGAAACCCACATCCGGCCGATTCTGTTCCTGTATCTGCTGGGCACCTTCGCCGCCGCCGTGGTCGCGGTGATTGCCAGCATGATGTTCCCGTCGCATCTGGTGCTGTCCACCGACAACATCGCCGTAAGCGCGCCGGGCGGCATCAGTGAAGTGCTGCAAAGCCTGTTGCTGAGCGTGGTCGACAACCCGGTGAGCGCACTGATGAACGCCAACTTCATCGGCATTCTGGCCTGGGCCATCGGCATGGGCGTGGCGATCCGGCACGCGGGCGACACTACCCGCGAAGTGCTGGGTGATCTGTCCAACGGCGTGACAGTGATTGTCCGGGTCGTGATCCGTTTTGCGCCGCTGGGTATTTTCGGCCTGGTGGCATCGACCCTGGCCACCTCCGGGTTTGGTGCATTGATCGGTTATGCGCATCTGCTGGCAGTGCTGCTCGGCTGCATGCTGTTCGTGGCGCTGGTGATGAATCCGCTGATCGTGTTCTGGAAGCTGCGTCGCAACCCTTATCCACTGACACTTCAGTGCCTGCGCGAAAGCGGCATCACCGCGTTCTTCACCCGCAGCTCGGCGGCGAACATTCCGGTCAACCTGGAATTGAGCAAGCGTCTGGGCCTGCATGAAGACACCTACTCGGTATCGATCCCGCTCGGCGCCACCATCAACATGGCGGGTGCGGCAATCACCATCACCGTGCTGACCCTCGCCGCCGTGCACACCCTGGGCATTGCAGTGGACATCCCGACCGCGATCCTGCTCAGTGTCGTCGCTGCGATTTGTGCCTGCGGTGCTTCGGGTGTGGCCGGTGGCTCGCTGCTGCTGATTCCGCTGGCCTGCAGCCTGTTTGGCATCCCGAGCGAAATCGCCATGCAGGTGGTGGCAGTCGGCTTCATCATCGGCGTGCTGCAGGATTCGGCCGAGACTGCGCTGAACTCCTCCACCGACGTGCTGTTCACCGCCGCCGCGTGCCTGGGCGAAGAGCAGAAAGCCCAGCGTCCGGCGTAA